One Nostoc sp. UHCC 0302 DNA window includes the following coding sequences:
- a CDS encoding AMP-binding protein has product MHNRALHNPDQKAFTFLQDGETESDSLTYKQLEQQAQAIASQLQSLGFTGERALLLYSPGLEFIVAFFGCLYAGVIGVPAYPPRSNQKMTRLSAIVADASAKVALTTNSLLKDIKNRFAQDSELSILNTLATDNIDSNQAHKWEKPQVNSDTLVVCQGKFAKLNLDINVAFFYVHPWF; this is encoded by the coding sequence TTGCATAACAGAGCACTACACAACCCGGATCAAAAGGCTTTTACTTTTCTGCAAGATGGAGAAACAGAGTCAGACAGCTTAACCTACAAACAATTGGAACAGCAGGCGCAAGCGATCGCTTCCCAATTACAGTCTCTTGGATTTACAGGTGAACGAGCTTTATTACTCTATTCACCAGGACTAGAATTTATTGTTGCTTTCTTTGGATGTTTATATGCTGGCGTTATAGGTGTACCGGCTTATCCACCTCGATCCAATCAGAAAATGACAAGGTTATCAGCAATCGTTGCAGATGCTTCGGCAAAGGTAGCGCTCACGACTAATTCTCTATTAAAAGATATAAAAAATCGCTTTGCTCAAGACTCAGAATTAAGCATACTGAATACTCTTGCTACAGATAATATAGACAGCAACCAAGCTCACAAGTGGGAGAAACCGCAAGTCAACAGTGATACTCTAGTAGTCTGCCAAGGGAAATTTGCTAAGTTAAATCTGGATATAAACGTTGCATTTTTTTACGTGCATCCTTGGTTTTAA
- a CDS encoding DUF1257 domain-containing protein has product MSHFSTVKTKLTNRECLVQALTDLKLQPLVYEKAQPLQGYYGSSEGRSAEIIVSGRTIKARADIGFKWNQDSEVYEVIHDAYETDPRLGQDFFSNKLMLAYGQRMVRAKAFELQQQFGDCAIAEETNGAVQTLRLTFSGHQQQQQQQQYTRR; this is encoded by the coding sequence ATGTCGCATTTCTCAACAGTAAAAACCAAACTCACTAACCGCGAATGCTTAGTACAAGCTCTCACTGACCTTAAACTTCAACCACTGGTTTATGAAAAAGCGCAGCCACTGCAAGGTTATTACGGTAGCTCTGAGGGAAGGAGTGCAGAAATTATCGTGTCTGGTCGCACGATTAAAGCTCGTGCAGACATTGGATTCAAGTGGAATCAAGACAGTGAGGTGTACGAAGTAATACATGATGCTTACGAGACAGACCCTCGGTTAGGGCAAGACTTCTTTAGTAACAAGTTGATGCTGGCTTATGGACAGCGGATGGTTCGTGCCAAGGCTTTCGAGCTTCAGCAGCAATTTGGAGACTGTGCGATCGCTGAAGAAACCAACGGGGCTGTGCAAACCCTACGTCTTACCTTCAGTGGACATCAGCAACAACAGCAACAACAGCAATATACAAGGAGATAA
- a CDS encoding DUF2997 domain-containing protein produces the protein MERSILIHFDSATGEVRVEAEGFDGVSCLSATQPFEEALGVVGEREFKDEAQTQQLRTTNSSQTRLRQ, from the coding sequence ATGGAACGTTCAATATTGATTCATTTTGATTCAGCTACAGGTGAAGTTCGTGTGGAGGCTGAGGGATTTGACGGAGTGAGTTGTTTATCAGCTACGCAACCGTTTGAAGAGGCATTGGGAGTTGTGGGCGAACGAGAGTTTAAGGACGAAGCCCAAACCCAACAACTTCGGACTACGAACAGTAGTCAAACACGCCTGCGTCAGTAA
- a CDS encoding AAA family ATPase, whose product MKLSNLLSTLDSQIPIAALDVLSPDEATIIQWLTTEANNKLKSPVFFWNLGVSSLEQCLIASDGGLMFKPVAEYKKPPHADPLLYVFDYIANFSSDGVFILGDIHPFVGKNSPSLSWEIVSKVKNLYHRLKPTGKRIVLLGQNIQLHESLIRLIPYCEVPLPTVEQVKEHINSYLYDLWELASQIDEPFELNLTSSDLETLSRAALGLTLEEISDFLRLTVKEKLTDDGVVVDADFIPKAVEYKTRLLAQMGIELGKPANIPFGGLDNLREWLNRRRRLFTQEARSLSLPQPKGVLLAGPPGTGKSHCAKNIANILNLPLLQLDIASLLGSLVGESEGNVKRALKTAEAIAPCVLFVDEVEKALSGQGDTSGVSQRILGTLLTFMAECTSGVFIVATCNDPSALPSELKRKGRFDEMFFVDLPTEPERVQILGIHLQRFGITVESEYLEAIAASTTKFSGAELETLAAEAALLAFDEGRPQQVTLADLEACRQTITPLAIQDAAAVERMQAWASTARPASSPVVQTAKTQSLRAAKFRNMN is encoded by the coding sequence ATGAAACTCTCAAATTTACTCTCCACGCTTGATTCACAAATCCCCATTGCAGCGCTTGATGTGCTGTCCCCCGACGAAGCAACGATTATTCAGTGGTTAACTACTGAAGCTAACAATAAGTTAAAAAGTCCTGTGTTCTTCTGGAACCTCGGTGTTTCCAGTTTAGAACAATGTCTGATTGCGTCGGATGGTGGCTTGATGTTTAAGCCAGTAGCGGAGTATAAGAAACCACCACACGCTGACCCGCTGTTATACGTGTTTGATTATATTGCGAATTTTAGTAGTGATGGAGTCTTCATTCTTGGAGATATTCACCCCTTTGTTGGGAAGAATTCGCCTTCGTTATCCTGGGAGATTGTCAGTAAAGTAAAAAATCTCTACCATCGCCTCAAGCCAACTGGGAAACGCATTGTGCTGCTGGGGCAAAACATTCAACTACACGAGTCACTTATACGCTTAATTCCTTACTGTGAAGTACCTCTCCCCACTGTTGAGCAGGTAAAAGAACATATTAATTCATACTTGTACGACCTGTGGGAATTAGCTTCTCAAATTGATGAGCCTTTTGAGTTGAATTTAACCAGTTCCGATCTTGAAACCCTTTCTCGCGCAGCTTTAGGACTGACCTTGGAAGAGATTAGTGATTTCTTACGCCTGACGGTAAAAGAAAAGCTAACCGACGATGGTGTTGTTGTGGATGCCGACTTCATACCCAAAGCTGTCGAGTACAAAACTCGGCTATTGGCTCAGATGGGTATCGAGTTGGGCAAGCCTGCAAACATACCGTTTGGGGGATTGGATAACTTGCGCGAGTGGTTGAATCGTCGGCGGCGGCTGTTCACCCAAGAGGCGCGAAGTCTCTCGTTACCACAGCCAAAAGGTGTGCTGCTGGCTGGCCCACCCGGAACAGGTAAAAGTCACTGTGCCAAAAACATCGCCAATATACTCAATCTACCACTTCTACAACTCGACATTGCGTCCCTTCTAGGTTCTCTTGTGGGTGAGTCTGAAGGTAATGTTAAACGTGCATTGAAAACAGCAGAGGCGATCGCACCGTGTGTGTTGTTTGTTGATGAAGTAGAGAAGGCACTGTCAGGACAGGGAGATACAAGTGGTGTTTCCCAACGCATCTTAGGTACTTTGCTCACGTTTATGGCTGAATGCACCAGCGGTGTGTTTATAGTTGCAACCTGCAATGACCCATCTGCGCTGCCAAGTGAACTAAAACGGAAAGGCCGCTTCGATGAAATGTTCTTTGTTGATTTGCCGACAGAACCGGAACGAGTCCAGATTTTAGGGATTCATCTGCAACGCTTTGGCATCACTGTCGAATCGGAGTATCTCGAAGCGATCGCAGCCTCGACTACAAAGTTTTCAGGCGCAGAACTCGAAACGCTAGCTGCTGAAGCCGCACTACTAGCATTCGACGAAGGACGACCACAGCAGGTCACACTTGCTGACCTGGAGGCTTGTCGTCAAACCATTACCCCGCTTGCCATTCAGGATGCGGCGGCGGTCGAACGGATGCAGGCTTGGGCTAGCACTGCCCGACCTGCCAGTAGTCCTGTTGTGCAGACAGCGAAAACTCAATCACTACGTGCTGCCAAGTTCAGAAACATGAACTGA
- a CDS encoding WGR domain-containing protein: METYLVFVDAIHNSNKFWSAKVEDGNLTVQWGRVGYKAQTKVHTLGNHQRAVSKFNNLVAEKMMKGYRRSQSQIDSNCEASEINRAIELLEIIRPYVEQKNFSVAYINVLNQYLKIVPTPLGMQIEPYKVYCSVEDVDYQIELLNSLLATPAPQVAVAAVATTTEPTEEPQVVSLKTISRNFWRHL; this comes from the coding sequence ATGGAAACCTATTTAGTCTTTGTAGACGCAATTCATAACAGCAACAAGTTCTGGAGTGCAAAAGTTGAAGATGGTAATTTAACAGTGCAGTGGGGCAGAGTCGGTTATAAGGCGCAAACCAAAGTCCACACATTAGGCAATCATCAGAGAGCGGTAAGTAAATTCAACAATCTAGTAGCCGAAAAGATGATGAAAGGCTATAGAAGAAGTCAGTCACAAATCGACAGTAATTGTGAAGCTTCTGAAATCAACAGAGCCATTGAATTACTAGAGATTATTCGTCCTTATGTAGAGCAGAAAAACTTTTCAGTTGCTTATATCAATGTCCTAAATCAATATCTGAAGATTGTCCCAACACCTTTGGGTATGCAAATTGAACCATACAAGGTATATTGCTCGGTAGAAGATGTTGATTATCAAATAGAATTACTCAATTCTCTGTTAGCCACTCCTGCACCACAAGTTGCTGTGGCGGCTGTTGCTACTACTACTGAACCAACTGAAGAACCCCAGGTTGTCAGTCTCAAGACCATCAGTAGGAACTTCTGGCGACATTTGTAA
- a CDS encoding glycosyltransferase family 4 protein — translation MVSPLLISTCEPKAEAAAGAARAAYRLHKGLLKSGINSRMLVQDKKIDDLTVIGYPNKLGTIISKLRPSLDALPLKVYGHSKQNPIYMRLQWLPNNITSQIANLNPDVINLHWICDGFVPIEAIAKFNKPIVWTFQDMWAFTGGCCYSKGCDRYTKSCGNCPILGSNQASDLSNWVWKRKARAWQNLKLTIVTCSNWLAECTKSSSLLQNTPIKVIPNGLDVDIYKPIERKTARNLLKLPQNKQLILFGALNATGNKRKGFHLLQGALQKLSNTEWKDKIELIVFGASQPNKPVDFGFKIHYQGKISDENKLALLYCAADVMIVPSIEEAFGQTASESLACGTPVVSFDTTGLKDIVEHQKNGYRAKCFCDDDLANGITWVLENEQRHEKLCLSAREKAEQEFSLEVVTRSYLSVYEEARNLS, via the coding sequence ATGGTTTCGCCTCTGTTGATAAGTACTTGTGAACCGAAAGCAGAAGCAGCAGCAGGAGCTGCACGCGCAGCTTATAGGCTACATAAGGGATTACTTAAGTCAGGAATTAATTCTCGGATGTTAGTCCAAGATAAGAAAATTGACGATCTAACTGTAATCGGTTATCCCAACAAATTAGGGACAATAATATCGAAACTTCGTCCTTCTTTGGATGCTTTACCACTAAAAGTTTATGGTCATAGCAAACAAAATCCTATATATATGCGCTTACAGTGGCTTCCCAATAACATTACCTCGCAGATCGCTAATTTAAATCCAGACGTTATTAATCTGCATTGGATATGTGACGGGTTTGTACCAATTGAAGCTATAGCAAAATTTAATAAGCCTATTGTTTGGACATTCCAGGATATGTGGGCTTTTACTGGGGGATGCTGCTATAGCAAAGGGTGCGATCGCTATACAAAATCTTGTGGAAATTGTCCTATACTCGGTAGTAACCAAGCTTCTGATTTATCGAATTGGGTTTGGAAGCGCAAAGCTAGAGCATGGCAAAATCTCAAGCTGACGATTGTCACCTGTAGTAACTGGCTTGCTGAATGTACTAAGTCAAGTTCATTACTTCAAAATACTCCCATCAAAGTTATTCCCAACGGTTTAGATGTTGATATATATAAACCAATTGAGCGCAAAACAGCTAGAAACTTACTTAAGTTACCGCAAAATAAACAACTAATTTTATTCGGAGCGCTTAACGCAACTGGTAATAAAAGAAAAGGATTTCACTTACTGCAAGGAGCATTACAAAAGTTAAGCAATACTGAGTGGAAAGACAAGATAGAACTTATTGTTTTTGGTGCATCTCAACCGAACAAACCTGTTGATTTTGGTTTTAAAATACATTACCAAGGTAAAATTTCTGATGAAAATAAGCTAGCACTTCTTTATTGTGCAGCAGATGTGATGATTGTGCCATCAATTGAAGAAGCTTTTGGACAAACGGCTTCTGAATCTCTAGCTTGTGGTACACCTGTAGTTTCTTTTGATACCACAGGCTTAAAAGATATTGTTGAACACCAAAAAAATGGCTATCGAGCCAAGTGTTTTTGTGATGATGATTTAGCCAATGGAATTACTTGGGTGCTTGAGAACGAACAGCGCCATGAAAAGCTCTGCTTGAGCGCTCGTGAAAAAGCCGAACAAGAATTTAGTTTGGAAGTAGTTACACGTTCTTATTTGTCTGTTTATGAAGAAGCACGCAATTTAAGCTAA
- a CDS encoding beta-1,6-N-acetylglucosaminyltransferase, with the protein MHNISSKSIGFILLTHTKPLQIYRLINKLNMLFNYPVIVCHHDFSKCDLSVETLPKNVLLVRPYIQTEWGGFSIVEATVQAIELMYKSSDAPDWFVLLSGADYPIKPARQILDDLSSNPYDAYIQYEQITYKTYKSNLIPSMLWLKNSYERYCTKSFVFNYSKKTYAKFNLEICLEHPLLTKAFLPFSKKLTCFSGSQWFCANRKAAEYIIDFHNNKNAITLHYSKIEKFSDESYFQTILANASHLKLKNDRRRYIDWSDGGSHPKILLMEDLPNLLASSAHFARKFDIDIDSKILDELDMITS; encoded by the coding sequence ATGCACAATATCAGCAGTAAATCAATAGGTTTTATTTTACTGACCCACACAAAACCGCTACAAATTTACAGGTTAATAAATAAACTGAATATGTTGTTTAATTATCCTGTAATAGTATGCCATCATGATTTTTCAAAATGTGATTTATCTGTAGAGACTCTGCCAAAAAATGTCTTACTAGTACGCCCTTATATACAGACAGAGTGGGGAGGGTTTTCTATAGTAGAAGCTACAGTACAAGCGATTGAATTAATGTATAAGTCTTCAGATGCACCCGACTGGTTTGTATTACTTAGTGGAGCAGACTATCCGATTAAACCTGCAAGGCAAATATTAGATGATTTAAGCTCAAATCCATACGATGCTTATATTCAATATGAGCAAATTACATATAAAACTTATAAGAGTAATTTAATACCAAGTATGTTATGGCTGAAAAATTCTTATGAACGATATTGCACTAAATCGTTTGTTTTCAATTATTCCAAAAAAACCTATGCTAAATTTAATCTAGAAATCTGTTTGGAACATCCGTTATTAACAAAAGCTTTTCTTCCCTTTTCAAAAAAACTTACTTGCTTCAGTGGTAGTCAATGGTTTTGTGCCAATCGCAAAGCTGCCGAGTATATTATTGATTTCCACAACAATAAAAACGCTATAACCTTGCACTACAGTAAAATCGAGAAGTTTTCAGACGAGTCATATTTTCAAACTATACTTGCTAATGCATCCCACCTCAAGCTAAAAAATGACCGTCGGCGCTATATTGATTGGTCAGATGGAGGTTCTCATCCAAAGATATTGTTGATGGAAGACTTACCAAATCTATTGGCATCATCTGCTCATTTTGCTCGGAAATTTGACATTGATATAGATAGCAAGATTCTTGATGAACTTGATATGATTACATCCTAA
- a CDS encoding D-alanine--D-alanine ligase yields MSLLRILHLVGSAQDNFYCNLSRLYAQDCLTSTAERDRYDFVIAYITPDSLWRFPSSLSPEDIADAQSMPMFDAIQFITTQNIDLVLPQMFCIPGMTYYRALFDLLKIPYIGNTPDVMGITAHKSRTKAIVAAAGVKVPRGELLRQGDIPTILPPAVVKPVNSDNSFGVALVKDFTEYDSALKNAFEYASEVIVEEFIHLGREVRCGIIVKSGELVGLPLEEYSLDPQEKPIRNYADKLKQTDDGNLHLTAKDITKAWIVDSNDLITQKIQQVAKKCHQALGCRHYSLFDFRIDPKGEPWFLEAGLYCSFAPKSVISCMAKAAGISLNELLTAAINETLGNNQKV; encoded by the coding sequence ATGTCGCTACTTCGTATCCTTCATTTAGTTGGTTCTGCACAAGATAATTTTTACTGTAATTTATCACGCCTTTATGCTCAAGACTGTTTAACCTCAACAGCAGAGCGTGATCGCTATGACTTTGTGATTGCATACATCACACCCGATAGCCTCTGGCGATTTCCTTCCTCCCTCAGCCCAGAAGATATCGCTGACGCTCAATCGATGCCTATGTTTGATGCCATACAGTTTATAACAACGCAAAACATTGACTTGGTGTTACCACAAATGTTTTGTATTCCAGGAATGACTTACTACCGCGCTTTATTTGACCTGCTGAAAATACCTTACATCGGCAATACTCCAGATGTTATGGGCATCACAGCTCACAAAAGCCGAACCAAAGCCATTGTTGCAGCCGCAGGGGTAAAAGTGCCTCGCGGAGAACTACTTCGGCAAGGGGACATTCCAACAATTCTACCTCCAGCAGTCGTCAAACCCGTAAATTCCGATAACTCTTTTGGAGTAGCCTTAGTTAAAGATTTTACTGAATATGACTCTGCTTTGAAGAATGCGTTTGAATATGCTTCGGAGGTCATTGTGGAAGAATTTATTCATCTCGGTCGAGAAGTTAGATGCGGCATCATTGTTAAAAGCGGGGAACTAGTAGGTTTACCCTTGGAAGAGTATTCGTTAGACCCCCAAGAAAAACCTATCCGCAACTATGCTGACAAACTCAAACAAACAGATGATGGGAACTTGCATTTGACAGCTAAAGATATAACTAAAGCTTGGATTGTAGACTCTAACGACCTTATTACCCAAAAGATTCAGCAAGTGGCCAAGAAATGTCATCAGGCTTTAGGTTGCCGCCACTATAGTTTATTTGATTTCCGAATCGACCCAAAGGGCGAACCTTGGTTTTTAGAAGCTGGGTTATATTGTTCTTTTGCCCCTAAGAGTGTGATTTCTTGTATGGCGAAAGCAGCAGGAATCTCCTTAAATGAGTTATTAACGGCAGCTATTAATGAAACTTTGGGCAATAATCAAAAGGTTTGA
- a CDS encoding DUF4231 domain-containing protein: MTTSELAHIDQPNRQDFLDVNENFSLKADSKKLFNLKVIEYLLLAAFFSAGIFIIFYSSDKTVVTSGVISLTVSFFLLLINRQLVQEVKKSINQSEITRKAQLYTYLLNNNSGNKDTAALTRGKALQYCQDLIDDYKRVRSSARNLYYGLQIATVILSGVTPILVLVDKLEAGQAWLKWLPVLCPAIASIVASIVTSFPFQKNSIAANTAVELLEAEQEKFILGVTPSYRCYDVSDEAQQQQKASQALEYFIVQVNNIHLNQLQQQAPEQQSENAEKVVSSPVNEPKLEQN, translated from the coding sequence ATGACTACTTCAGAATTAGCTCATATTGATCAGCCAAATAGACAAGATTTTTTAGATGTTAATGAAAATTTTTCGTTAAAAGCAGATTCAAAAAAGCTATTCAACTTAAAAGTAATTGAATATTTATTGCTAGCAGCTTTTTTCTCTGCTGGAATTTTTATTATTTTTTATTCCTCGGATAAAACAGTTGTAACTAGTGGAGTAATATCTTTAACTGTTTCATTTTTTTTGTTGTTAATTAATAGGCAGTTAGTTCAGGAAGTCAAGAAATCTATTAATCAGTCCGAGATTACTAGAAAAGCCCAACTGTATACTTATCTGTTAAATAATAATTCTGGGAATAAAGATACAGCAGCTTTGACAAGAGGGAAAGCTTTACAATACTGTCAAGATTTAATTGACGATTATAAGAGAGTTCGGAGCTCAGCCAGGAACCTTTATTATGGGCTGCAAATTGCAACAGTAATTTTATCGGGAGTTACGCCAATTTTAGTCTTAGTAGATAAATTAGAAGCAGGACAAGCATGGCTCAAGTGGCTACCTGTTCTCTGTCCAGCTATTGCCTCTATAGTCGCTAGTATAGTTACCTCTTTCCCTTTTCAGAAGAATTCGATTGCTGCTAATACAGCAGTTGAATTATTGGAAGCAGAGCAAGAAAAGTTTATATTGGGGGTGACTCCTTCTTACCGCTGTTATGATGTCTCGGATGAAGCTCAACAGCAACAGAAAGCAAGCCAAGCATTAGAATATTTTATCGTTCAAGTTAATAATATTCACCTCAACCAACTACAGCAACAAGCTCCTGAGCAACAGTCTGAAAATGCAGAGAAAGTAGTATCATCTCCAGTTAATGAGCCAAAACTTGAACAGAACTAA
- a CDS encoding transposase family protein, translated as MILDYIQKYPLRTKQILGISYEQLQSLLNCALKRNRYIKAKQESHKIRINAAGGGRPEKLSTEEQVCLCLFYLRQMPTFQVLGMLFGVSKTEANDTFHDWIPILRDILPASLLEQVSNNESDLLFVQEVLTNFRLLVDSLEQPIYRDSDQKEQQKYFSGKKRQHTLKSLIIGIPEGKDIVEVEVGVPGPTADIKLFRQSQNKFDKSQPFSGDKGFQGGENITTPHKKKPKRELTQQQKDENKALSSNRIFIEHLIRLLKIFRIASQRFRLKLETYEQIILTVCGLVRLRIGSLVLPT; from the coding sequence ATGATTTTAGATTATATACAAAAGTATCCACTACGAACAAAACAGATTTTAGGGATTAGTTACGAACAATTGCAATCACTGCTAAATTGCGCCTTAAAACGAAATCGATACATCAAAGCTAAACAAGAGAGTCATAAAATTAGAATTAATGCGGCTGGTGGTGGTCGTCCCGAAAAGTTATCAACCGAAGAACAAGTATGTTTATGTCTATTTTATCTAAGACAGATGCCAACATTCCAAGTATTAGGAATGCTATTTGGTGTTTCCAAAACCGAAGCTAATGATACATTTCACGACTGGATACCAATTCTTCGTGATATATTACCTGCTAGTTTATTAGAACAAGTATCAAATAATGAAAGTGATTTACTATTTGTTCAAGAAGTATTAACAAATTTTAGGCTATTAGTCGATAGCTTAGAACAGCCAATATATAGGGATTCCGACCAAAAAGAGCAACAGAAATATTTTTCTGGAAAGAAGAGACAACATACATTAAAAAGTCTGATAATTGGCATACCAGAAGGCAAAGATATTGTAGAGGTAGAAGTAGGTGTTCCTGGGCCAACAGCAGATATAAAATTGTTTCGTCAATCTCAAAATAAATTTGATAAATCTCAACCCTTTTCAGGTGATAAAGGCTTTCAAGGAGGTGAGAATATCACTACTCCTCATAAAAAGAAACCAAAACGAGAATTAACTCAACAGCAAAAAGATGAAAATAAGGCTTTATCTAGTAATCGGATATTCATTGAACATTTGATTCGATTACTTAAAATATTCCGCATAGCCTCACAAAGATTTCGCTTAAAGCTTGAGACGTATGAGCAGATTATTTTAACAGTTTGCGGATTAGTTAGGTTAAGAATTGGTAGCTTAGTTCTGCCAACTTAG
- a CDS encoding pentapeptide repeat-containing protein translates to MIKNLIALKKIVVLTAVILSLVYSFVSVPAYAFVQSDLDKLTSTKEAPYIDLSGADLHELDLSGAKLYGSNLSGAILYRTNLSGASLSGADLSGASLSEANLSGAYLQKADLTRAYLQKANLEGAVLYGADLQDATLFGANLKGAKIKGSNFEGAKLKGANIKLVRNINLGKEKW, encoded by the coding sequence ATGATAAAAAACTTAATTGCCCTCAAAAAAATAGTAGTGCTAACTGCTGTTATCTTAAGCCTTGTTTATTCTTTTGTTAGCGTTCCAGCTTATGCTTTTGTACAATCTGACTTAGATAAATTAACTAGTACAAAAGAGGCTCCATACATTGATCTATCAGGTGCAGACTTACATGAACTTGATTTATCAGGAGCAAAATTGTATGGCTCGAACTTATCAGGAGCCATACTATACAGAACTAACTTATCTGGTGCTAGCCTGAGTGGAGCGGATCTATCAGGAGCTAGCCTTTCAGAAGCTAATCTATCAGGAGCTTATTTACAAAAAGCTGATTTAACAAGAGCCTATTTACAGAAAGCTAATCTGGAAGGAGCAGTTTTATATGGAGCTGATCTTCAAGATGCTACTTTGTTTGGAGCTAATCTAAAAGGCGCTAAAATCAAGGGTTCTAACTTTGAGGGTGCTAAGCTCAAGGGAGCCAATATTAAACTTGTCCGAAATATTAACTTAGGAAAAGAAAAATGGTAA
- a CDS encoding profilin produces the protein MKKLPSFILVVLLFVSTLFFVSPNAFAVDNTLQSYVDQYLVGQGLSGGSILGQDGAQLAASSGVNVSDSEAKALITLFKDPKSAFSSIVTVNNTRYIPTRADSEVIYATKGATGVVAVKTPKSIVIGTYNESLRPDTAGSIVGKLGGFLAENDS, from the coding sequence ATGAAAAAACTTCCTTCATTTATTTTGGTAGTACTTTTGTTTGTTAGTACCTTATTTTTTGTAAGCCCTAATGCTTTCGCCGTAGATAATACATTGCAATCGTATGTCGATCAGTATCTTGTAGGTCAGGGACTTAGTGGAGGCTCTATTCTTGGGCAAGACGGCGCTCAATTGGCGGCTTCTTCTGGGGTTAATGTTTCGGATAGTGAAGCTAAGGCATTAATCACTTTGTTCAAAGATCCTAAAAGTGCTTTTTCGTCTATCGTGACAGTTAATAATACACGATACATTCCCACTAGAGCTGACTCTGAAGTAATTTATGCAACTAAGGGAGCTACTGGGGTAGTAGCAGTTAAAACTCCAAAATCAATTGTGATTGGGACTTACAATGAATCACTTAGACCCGATACAGCTGGTTCTATTGTTGGTAAGCTAGGTGGTTTTTTAGCTGAAAATGATTCCTAG
- a CDS encoding IS5 family transposase, with protein sequence MSRKPYPSDLTDSEWEKIAPLLPATSPIGRPREVDMRELLNGIFYVLSEGCRWRSLPHDFPPWQTVYKYFRHWQRLEVWHQLNTHLRQEVRNSVEKADNRMSLRKREISLGQGVGGRV encoded by the coding sequence ATGTCTCGGAAACCTTATCCCAGTGACCTGACTGATTCGGAGTGGGAGAAGATTGCACCGCTCCTACCAGCAACGAGTCCAATTGGTCGGCCCCGTGAGGTGGATATGCGGGAATTGCTGAATGGGATTTTCTACGTGTTATCTGAAGGATGTAGGTGGCGTTCTTTACCCCACGACTTTCCACCCTGGCAAACAGTTTACAAGTATTTTCGTCATTGGCAACGCCTTGAGGTCTGGCATCAGCTCAATACCCATCTTAGGCAAGAAGTTCGCAACAGCGTCGAGAAAGCAGATAACCGAATGTCACTAAGAAAACGTGAAATCTCGCTAGGGCAGGGTGTTGGGGGCAGGGTGTAG
- a CDS encoding profilin gives MLLVASPIMKKLSSFILVVLLFISTLFFVSPNAFAISDYQKGIDQMFQKQGFNQGVLFATDENNELFTPSISHTSGFNISNSEIKTLITLFKNPQSAYSSGIVINNIKYVPIEASSEAIFGTKDGVERATSGVVAVKIDADRIVVGIYDDPSFDLDNASFRDFLVFSLKSEYN, from the coding sequence ATGTTGTTAGTAGCTAGCCCAATAATGAAAAAACTTTCTTCATTTATTTTGGTAGTACTTTTGTTTATTAGTACCTTATTTTTTGTAAGCCCTAATGCTTTTGCCATAAGTGACTATCAAAAAGGTATCGATCAGATGTTTCAAAAACAGGGATTTAATCAAGGTGTTCTTTTTGCAACTGATGAAAACAATGAACTCTTCACTCCTTCTATCTCACATACTTCTGGATTTAATATTTCAAATTCTGAAATTAAAACATTAATCACTTTGTTCAAAAATCCTCAAAGTGCTTATTCGTCTGGCATTGTAATTAATAATATAAAATACGTTCCCATTGAAGCTAGCTCTGAAGCAATTTTTGGCACTAAGGATGGAGTTGAAAGAGCTACTAGTGGGGTAGTAGCAGTTAAAATAGATGCAGACCGAATTGTGGTTGGGATTTACGATGACCCATCTTTTGATCTCGATAACGCTAGTTTCCGCGATTTCCTTGTTTTTAGTCTTAAGAGTGAGTATAACTAA